The genomic stretch AGGCCAACGTCACCAACTTCGCACCCGAAATACTCGGGGACTTCAACACCGACTGCTTACCATTCACCCAACGATAAACACCAGCAGGAACACTCTTGCTCAACGCGGAAGACGGCACAAAACCAGTCTTACCCGACACCGAAACCCTCGACCACGAACCGGTCGTCCCCAGCACCTGAACCTTAGTCTGACGCTGAATCGACACCACATTCGCCGAACTACTCGCAGCCTTCGCCTTAATAGTCGTGAACGCCTTCGCGTAGCTATAAACCTTCACGGAGGCTACCGGAACGGACTTGAGAAAATCTCCAGAAACCCACCCGGTTTTCGATTCGTAGGTGACTTGATTCCACTTGCCACTGACGGCAAGGATTCTCAGTTTCGTGTTGATTGGGATCACTAACAGCGACGGCGAGGCCGGGCTGGCTTTGGAGCGCAGGTTCAGGTTCTGAATCGATTGCTTGATCGGTTTGGCTGTGGCCATCGAGATCTCGACAGCAGCGCTCGGGACCAACGACTCTGCCGAAGCCATAGTGCTTGGCCCACCAACCAGTGCCACGGCAAGGGACAGCACAATTCCAAGGTGTTTACGTTGCATTCGGAGCTCCTGGCAAGACGATCGGTGGCCAACGCTTAACCATATATGTGAACTCGTCGGCAGCAACGAAAATACTGACAACTTCATATATGACTTTGGAACGATTTAACTTACATTTGACTTGGTGTTTGGTCCTCTGTCATCCGTTACGGCCTCCACACGACAATCGCCACGATCTAAGCCAGCAGGCAAAACGAGGGAATCTCCGCAAAACGAACAATGGGCGCGCTGTTTGTCCGTGGTTCAGCCAGGAACAAACAGCACGCCGAATTATCCGCAGTTTCAGCCTTGGCGAGCCTTCATTCGCGGGTTCTTCTTGTTAATCACGAAGACTCTCCCGCGCCGCCTGACCACTTGCGCACCAGGAATCTGCTTGAGCGCTTTAATCGAGTTTCGTACTTTCATTTTTCTTTCCTTTTGTTGAAGGGTAAAAATCTTCAAGTGAGCCGACCATGACTACTGTTCTCGTGTCAGGCAAGGTCTCCGAGCTTTAGAACATCCTCGAACATTTCCGTGGACTGAAGCATTTCAGCGTCGGTCAGCTCGCACTGGCGCAGCATTTCGGTCAGTTCAGGTGCGTTGTTGCTATCACTGGTGAGGGCAATGTGTGTACGTGCCGTCTCGGTCTTCCAAAGCCCCCGCGCTTCAATCCAGACAAACGGACCTGCACCACCGAATACCATTTTCAAGCTGGGTGAGTTGGCAATCCAAAGCGTTCCCCTCAGCCAAATGCAACCCTCGGCCATGTGGTGCATGGCGTCTAATAACCGTGCGGGATGCAGCGGGCGCGCTGCTCGCAGTTCTACGGTAGTGAAGTCATTTTCCACGGCGCTTGACCGGGACTCCTGCGCGGCGTGACCCGTGGAATCTACGCAAGGGTTCCCTGCCGCTGCGCGCCGTCGCGCTGCGGCGGCTAGATGTGACCCCAGAATAATGTCACGTTCGGGATGGAGAACTTTCAGATGCGGCCCTAAGTGCCCCAACAGCTGGGTTCCTCTTTGGAACAATTCACCACCGGATTGGCAACCAGGTGCTTGTGCTTCGAAGAGGTGCGCAAAAAGCCCCTCAACCAACAACGCAGTATCGGCATAGGCGATTTCGTGGACAAGGAATTCTCCCGATGTTCTATCATCGCCACGGACGCTGCTTAGTCCAGCCTGCCAGAGCGTTCGGGAGTCCCACATCTGATCTTCGAGCGCCGAGGGGTCCACGGCCAGACAGATGGAGTCAACGACAATTCCTCGCGACAGCAATCGCGGCTCCAGCAGCTCCATGGCCATTGCTGCGCTCACGCTCGGCGGAAGTCCGATGATCATATCCCCGGACACCTCATCCACAAGGCGCATCACGGTGGGGACAACATCCAAGCGGACCGTACAGGTCAGACACCCGTGCTCCAGTGGTATCTCACTGCGCTCCAGAGTGAGAAAACTCTTGGATATACGCCTCAAGACTCGTTCGCCCTCCAGAAGGTCGTGGCGAATTACCGTGGCATGTGGCCACGTACGCACCAAGGCATCAAGGGCCTTGTCACGGGCATGCGCTTCTAACGATGTTACAAGTATGAGAGTCACACCAAACAGACTAGCTAAGAATGATTCTCATTAGCAAACTGAGGAGGAACCACCATGATGCCGTCACTCATTATGGAGCCAGCTAGGTGTGTGAAACTCGACGTGTTCCGAAACGTCACCGCTCGTCATGATGAACAGGAACCACCACCACGGGTAGGAATTGGTGAGATACCACGTGCGACGCCGTGGCTCCGTTGAGTAACTCAGATACACGCGCCCCCACTCCCTTGTGCCGGGTCCCCACCACAATCAAGCGGGCATGCAATTCGCTGCCGAGCCTGGCTAACGCCTTACCGGGATCCCCCGCTAGCACACGCAAGGACCATTCAACCTTCGAACCGGCCATGGCGCTTTGCAACACATGCAAAACATCTGCCGCATCAGCTTCCATATCTTCATCGATGTCACCCGGGTGAAGTGAGGTACCGACGATGTCCTTCTTCAGTTCCCATTCGACTAGGTAACTGTTCGGCTGCACGTAGGCGAAAACCAGAGCCGACCCGAGCGACTCGGCCAACGACCGGGCCTCTAGCACCACGCGGCGCGGCTGCTTGGGAAGGACACCTGTAACAATGGGTCCAGCTCCCCCGACGTTCGGTTGTTCCTTGCCCATGATTGCCTTCCCACATTGGACAACATGAAATTCATTACTCATGGCCATTTTCCGCCCACAGCGGCAGGAATGGAACAGCGTCACGGGTCCAAAGCCTTTTCTCCTTAGAACAAGCCGAGCTCGGCAAAAGCCACTGCGATTCCATCCTTGCTTGGT from Paeniglutamicibacter sp. Y32M11 encodes the following:
- the ykgO gene encoding type B 50S ribosomal protein L36, with the translated sequence MKVRNSIKALKQIPGAQVVRRRGRVFVINKKNPRMKARQG
- a CDS encoding GTP-binding protein yields the protein MRLVDEVSGDMIIGLPPSVSAAMAMELLEPRLLSRGIVVDSICLAVDPSALEDQMWDSRTLWQAGLSSVRGDDRTSGEFLVHEIAYADTALLVEGLFAHLFEAQAPGCQSGGELFQRGTQLLGHLGPHLKVLHPERDIILGSHLAAAARRRAAAGNPCVDSTGHAAQESRSSAVENDFTTVELRAARPLHPARLLDAMHHMAEGCIWLRGTLWIANSPSLKMVFGGAGPFVWIEARGLWKTETARTHIALTSDSNNAPELTEMLRQCELTDAEMLQSTEMFEDVLKLGDLA
- a CDS encoding universal stress protein encodes the protein MGKEQPNVGGAGPIVTGVLPKQPRRVVLEARSLAESLGSALVFAYVQPNSYLVEWELKKDIVGTSLHPGDIDEDMEADAADVLHVLQSAMAGSKVEWSLRVLAGDPGKALARLGSELHARLIVVGTRHKGVGARVSELLNGATASHVVSHQFLPVVVVPVHHDER